In Lodderomyces elongisporus chromosome 1, complete sequence, the DNA window TTGAGTAGCAACTAGCTTGGCAATCACTCTTCCTAATGAACTTTGGTTATTTACATGGAAAATAGGAAACTGGTCCTGACCTTCTTCAATACCCTTTTGCGACAAGTTGTAGCTGATAAAGTTCAACACTGATTTGTACAACAAGTGCGAGTTTTTGGAACTGGTCAAGTTCCGCACATCCACAATGGAAATATTTCCAATAAGATTCTTCGATCTGTCAATAACTGCAAGCGAAGAAACATTTTCATTGAACATCTTGTGCAAGGCATCTAATACCGGTTGGTCATCATAGATAGTTATTGGGTTATTAGAGCCAATTTTCAAGTCTTGCAAAGTAGACTGGAGATAAAATTCCAACAGTGGGAATCTTCTGGCGTTCTCCCACATATACTTGAGCAATCTTCTTTGCGAAAGAATACCTGTAATCTTTAAGCCTTCTTCATCAGTAATGGCAACCCTATGGACACCATTACCCAATGTTTCCATCACCGAGAACAATGTATCTGCCTCGCTGAATTTAATAAAGGGGTTTTTAGGATGCAACTTGATAATAAACTCAACGGGTACTTCTTCACCCTTTTTGGCCTTGTTTATGGCTTCAACTACAATGTcgtgtttttcttttaaactGGTTTTCTCATCACCAATTTCATCAACGTTTAACTCGTTGTAGTCAATCTTGTTCatgatcaacaacaaataagTGTTTAAATCGCTATAATCAAAGGTCAAACAGTTTCTCAAGTCATTTGGGTCATCTTTGGAAACTGAGACTGGGACGCTTGTTAATCCATTCTTCATCAAGGTCTCAAATGCAGCTTGAACCGAGTGCGATTTGTGGATGTGAATCAATTTACTAGGTTCATTGACTTCAGTTAATAGCAAATCACTCCAGTCAATACCGGTATTTGAGCCATAGATTGAATTGGATCCAGTTAcagttccagttccagttccagCACCACTAATTGAGGATTGATGAGTGCTATTGAATGGATTGTATGATCCAGTAGAAGTTCTCGAGCTAATAGATGGGTTTCTTGATAGACTCAAATGATGGATTGGGTCATCGTGGTCGGGAGAAGGTAATGGCGGTGGAGAGCTTAATAGTTCAACAATTGACGGTTTACGCGAAGGACGATTTGAACcatgttgctgctgctgctgttgttgatgagcACCATTACCAATACCACTGCCACTGCCACTGCCAATACTGTGGCTGTGTCCATGCGAGTGGTGATTAGCGGATGACAGTGATTGGGTTGAGGAGGTAGAGGATGTAGTAGATGTGTGATGAATCAGTGGATGTGTATGTGGGTGTGAATGACCATGCAATTGGCTGTGGGAGATGTTTGGTGATTGGTGCTTGATTGATGCTTGAGACTGCGATACGCGTGGAGATGTGGGAGGCTGTTGCCTAGGCTGAGGTGGGTTTACCATGTTCgttggttgtttttttatttattttatctaATGTAATGTATTatttgtggttgttgttgttaaagaagaaaaggaaggtGGAGGAAGTAGAAGAAATATAGTAGCGCTTAGCAATTCTTGTGTCGAGTGGAGATTCATTTGAATCGTAAGAGGGGAAAAAGGGGGagacaaaaagagagagagaaagagagagagagagagagagagagagagagagagaaaacagaggaaaaaagataCGAAAAGAGAAGCGGGTGTTGAGTTGGTTGTAgctgttgcaaaaaaaaaaaaagaaaagaaaataacaaacaaacaaacaaacaaacaggAACAAGTTCATCAATTCAATAAatgtcttttgttttctttttttgttccccACCTTCTAATGTATATGCCTTGACATAAAAAGAGATGTTGAGTTAGTGATGGTATAATATCAGTCTAGAGCTTGTTGAGTATATAAAATGGTAAGGATAAACCTACCCCCTTTCCATgttaaatagaaaaaaaaaacaatttaaaggaaagaatgagaataaaaaatttggtaACACGAAATCGTTGAAAGAGACGACATTGCATCAGTCACAAAGTGGATCCTCTCCCCACTCTCGCTCTTGCTGCCCACTTCCCACCAGTCAGTAAAATTAGAGGTCACACAAGCACATACACAAGCACACACACaagcacacacacacacacacacacacacacacaaacaaacaagtacATAAACACTTTCATTTCTCTTTGTCTGGTTTTTACACTGGCCGTCGTCGCCTCTtttcatcaccaccacccaGCGCCCtttatgtttttgttctttttgttgttgctgttgttgttttactttttcctCCTCATTTATTGTTAATTGTGTGGATGTCAgacatttttttattttatttattttttatacttATTTAAATCTTATCTTTGTGTTGATGCTTTTCATCCAACAGATGCAACCAGTTGTTACATTCAGTGTTGCAATACACATTGGACTGCCCAACGAACAATTGCTCTGGAGTAGACCACACAATGTTGTGTTGAATGACCATATCAGGCCATCGTGTGCAAATAGTCAAccgtttttttctttttcttttcttttcttttcttttcttttcttttttctatataCCTAAATAGGTTAAACACACACTTTGACCCACACTTTTATTAATTCCATTGTTGGGACTGACTCCGCTTAGGTCTTCCTCTTCtgcttcaaaaaaaaaaaagagaaaaaaaaaagagagaagaggaAGGAATTGGAGTGAGTTCAATTGAAATATGTTGTGTGGCTAAAGAATGGTAAAGAGAGCAAAGGGTATTCTCCCTTCTTTTCCCAGCATGGCATGCACACATATCCAAGAACAACAGGTAttacttatatatatatacatatatatatatatatatgtatatatatatgtgtcaAAGTTTGGGTGGGTGTCAAAGTGTGTTTGATTACAGCAACTGCTTGCCTTCCcccccttttctttttaaaataaCCGTCAAcgttgttttatttttccgttttccattttccattttccattttgcGCCTTTCCTATGTCTCTGTCTTTGATTTATCTAAGATGTGTGGCCCTTTAAATTGGCTGCAAATGACATCATGTGCTTAAAACTCTTTGTCTTTATATTAGTTCTATTTtttgggtttttttttgtgggTTTTTAGCCTTATGTTGGTTTGGAGTGATGTTCATTAGTTATATAGTCGTGGAGATTCAAATAGTCCTAATTAAAATTTTGACTATTGTAAAAACTACAAACTTCggagttttttttaatattttatttatttatatttttctctGGCTCTCATTAATCGGAGTTTGTTCTTCTCTTATTTAGTAAATTGGTTATTCAAGAAGACAAGGAGAAGACTGGCGGAAGTGAATCTGggaagaacaaagaacaaagaacaaagaacaataGACAAAATTTAGAGCACTATTGTTCCAACCCTCACATTTTAGTTTGGTTTAGTCATcttatgtttcttttttttctttttgtattcttctttctattcttttctgaATTTATACTATTCTTTAACCATTAGAGATATGATTAACCACATCTTGTTACTCTCTATGTAcatatgtacatatatttatatctatacatatacatgtatCGTGGAAAAAATAGTTGCAATTGTCCtgtatatttttctttttttgaaacaTCCTTAATATGCTACCAAGTGTATTAAAAAACAggtgatttttttttatatttattttaattttattttagttTATTTAAATATATTTTCCTTGTGTTTACACTCTATTATCTGTTTCAAGATATATCGATGATATAGTCAACCATTCATCTTGCGAgggataaagaaaagagaaaaacaacTTCTCTTTGAAGttcaaacaaacaaaatgaaaaaaaaaattaaaaaaaaaggaaccAAAGAATTGAGATGAAATAGAGTAAACAGTGTGGGAGTTGGGAAAATAGTGGATTTCAAATAATAAGAGCTTTATGCTTTGAAGGATATATGTCTATTGTTAGCAGAAGTTTATCTCCGGTTAAGTCCTATACTGCAGTATCCTTTGTTCCTTCCATTTTTTTgagacaaaaataaaaaataaaaaataaaataaaataaaataaaaaataaaaaaagaaaaagggcaCACCGAGGTGCTGATATTCTACAAACCACATGGCAATAATATTGATTATGTACGTAATGTATGTTAAGAAAATTGTGTGTATCACAGACAAAGCTATATATAATTGAGAgatgggaaaaaaaagcataCTTGTTGagttccttttttttttatttttatctttatttttgttaaaTTTAGAAGCTCCCACTCTCCTTTGCAAAGATAAGATAAGCTAGAGCAACTTACAACTTGTATAATTTGCTAATTACCCATTCTTCTTTCCCAAAGTGCTCTAAcacaatgtatatatacatatatatggaTACATATATGGATATATATCCGAGGCGCAATAAATTTAAAACATAGACAGAATCATTGCATTCATTTCTAAATTTCCGTTttcatgttttttttactctatTCTCCTAACACTATAAAGCACATTTTTAGTTATAGCCCCACGATTATGCCCCACCGACcatcgaaaaaaaaacaggcaaaaaaacaggcaaaaaagaaataagaaaaaccGTTTCTATGTACAGAGTAATAGCAATCATTAACGGATAGAGGCGGGTAGCATGTTCCGTCTTGAAAACGTTGAGCACACATTGCTTCAAGTGTGTGAACCAAataaaggtaaaaaaaaaaagcagaacTAGGATAAActaaggaaaacaaaatacaaaacaatatACAAAACAGAGAGGTTGTGAGTATAGATACATGTGATTCTTTGTTGAGATGGGTTGGCCAACAGTAATGTACTCTCAAGAGGGCGCAGTGATCTTacttctcttcctttttttggtctGAGTGTCGTAATCCACAGTGCGTgtgagagaaagagagagagacaagGAGTGAGAGAGATAAGGGGATAAGCGGCTTTAAGGATAAAGATCTCTTTTGCAAGTGGTGATTGCTGTggtagtaaaaaaaaaaacccaaaaacttaaaaactaaaaaacccaaaaaaccaaaggataattaaagaggaaaaacaaaaaggggtgtgtgtgtgtgtgtgtgtgtgtgtgtgtgtgcataTCTCCTATCCTTTCATCCGTCCGAACatataccaaaaaaaaaaaaaggaaaaggaaaaaagaaagatttaAACAAAGTGCCAAATGACAAGCAAGATCAATGTAATCGATTAATCCTTCTGTTAGctgtagtagtagtagtagtagtggttgATGTTGTAGTTGTCTCTCATTATCCCTTAAATTCTTCTACACACACAGCAAATGTTGTctcattttatttcttttttttggtttttggtttttttggttctttggttttttggtAATCTGTGCagaataattaaaaaataataaaaaaaataaaaaaaaataataaaaaaaaaaaaaggagaattAACTATGAGAAATGTTTGGTACTGCATATAATtaccaaaaacattttaCTCAACAAATTTTGTAGGGTAGAAAAGTGCATccatacatacacacaccaAACAGAGTTTTGGgtatttttgctttctctgttgctactgctactactactgctactactactgccactgttgttgttgttgttgttgctagCTCGGACTaaagacagagagagaggcaGAGTTAAAGACAGAGTGGGAAACAGactttgaaaataatattcatcctttttttcacagtacaaaagacaaaggaGGGAAGGAGCACACAAAGCTCTGCACCCACCCAAAATTAGCGActgcaaaataaataaaaaaaaaaaatattcatatatattgaGATCCAATCCATCATCTCACTCCTcctatcttttttttctatttccttTAAGTTGTCCTCTTTTCACTTACACCACTTGTCATTATAGAACtcgtctttttttttccaaaaaaaaaacaaaaaaagaaaatgacaACAGAGACAACAAATACACGTGTTGACGAATTGGAGGTTGCCGAAGTCACCAAGCTCAATGCCATTGCTGCAGGAACCAACAAGAAGGTTCCCAGAATTGTAGCCTCAGGATGGGGTGGTAAGCTCATGGGTACTGCCGACTTGGTCAAAGTGACGGCCGAGGAAATCACAAAGGATTCAATGGAATCCTTGGCTGAAAAAGATGCTAGAGAAAAGGCCAAGTATgccaacaaaaaacacattTCAGAAGAACCATGGACGAGGGAAAACTTTATGGCCAAGATTAACTGGCTCAATGTCATTTTGACAGTGGCTGTCCCAGTCTTTGGTATTATCCAGGCCATTCTCTCGCCACCACAATGGAAAACACTCGCATTGGGCTTTGTCCTCTATGTTTTTAGCGGTATCTCCATTACTGCTGGGTACCACCGTCTTTATTCACACAAGTCTTATGACGCAGCATTACCAGTGAGAATGTTTTTCGCCTTTTTCGGCGCTGGTGCCATTGAAGGTTCCATCAAATGGTGGGGCCACTCCCACCGTGTCCACCACAGATATACCGATACCCCAAGAGACCCATACGATGCAAGAAGAGGATTTTGGTACAGTCACATGGGATGGATGTTGATGAAGGCAAACCCAAAGAATAGAGCAAGAGCAGACATTTCAGACTTGACTGCCGACTGGGTGGTTAGATTCCAACACAGACACTATTTGATGATTATGCTCGTTGCCGCTTTTGTTACACCAACCTTGGTTGCCGGTTTAGGATGGGGCGACTACTGGGGCGGATTTATTTATGCTGGTATCTTTAAATCCTTTTTCATCCAACAAGCTACCTTTTGCGTCAATTCGTTGGCCCACTGGATCGGCGTACAACCATTTGACGATAGAAGAACTCCAAGAGACCATGTATTGACTGCATTTGTTACCTTTGGAGAAGGTTACCACAATTTCCACCACGAATTTCCAAGTGATTATAGAAATGCATTGAAGTGGTACCAATACGACCCAACAAAGGTTATCATTTATGCCTTGTCCAAATTGGGCCTTGCATGGAACTTGAAGATGTTTTCACAAAATGCTATTGAACAAGGTTTgttgcaacaacagcaaaagaagTTGGACAGAATGAGACAAAAGCTCAAGTGGGGATCAAGTGTCGAGGACTTGCCAGTATGGACGAGAGAGGAGTTCCACGCAAGAGCCAAGGACGAAGGATTGATTATCATCTCGGGAATTATCCACAATGTCAAGCTGTTTATCAAGGAACACCCAGGTGGACAAGCCTTGGTTAGAGCCTCACTCGGAAAGGATGCCACTTCTGCATTTAGCGGTGCAGTTTACGCACACTCCAATGCAGCACACAATTTATTGGCTACAATGAGAGTCGCAGTGGTGAAAGACATTGCCCATGACGGTGACACCTTCCATGTACAAGAGGTGATtatggaaaaggaaaaacaaagctaGTGAAGAATGGCATGGTTTAGAGTCAGAGaatcccccccccccaaaaaaaaagaagagattaTTATTTGAAtgttatattttttattttttcatttttttttttaaattttatttttgtaattAGAATTGTTATTTATATGGCCCAATCATCAATTATTTACTTATCACGAATGCTCTATAATggctctctctctctgtctttGTCTCTCATACGGTGTTTTTCACATTTTCACATTTTCACATTCTCAATTTTGAagtgttgttttgttgtttattatttttctttgttgattGTGGAAATTCTTAGTATTGCGGGAGGAGGGAAGGTGTCTCAATTGATAGGTTTGTAGAATATGGTATACTTCACAAGAGTGGAGAGAAGAGAGTAGTAGTAATTATTGAAGaggcaaaaaagaacaacaacaacaacaacaacagcaatagaTTGGTGCAATTGGTTCAAGTTTTTTCGTATCATTCCGGCTTGATTCTGGCTAATGAATAAACGAAAATAACCGAGAATCATCTGACAAGTGCATGTGCTGCAGAAGGTCTAATTttggaaatagaaaaaaaaaagagaatttTGAGTTTCAAGTCATGAAACCACAAACCACGAGCCACGAGTCACATGTCATTGACCATCGACCATAAACTACAAACTACGAACCATTAACCACTGGTGATCATTGGAAAAGTAAggattgaacaaaaaaaaaagacagtTTTGAAACAACACTATTAtctacaaaagaaaaagtgatTTGTTAAAGAGTTAATCTGAGGTGAATCCACATTGCGCAAACCAAAGTCTCTTCTTCAAGTACCTAAAAATACCTCTGACCTCTGACCACTATTACCAGGTACAAATACACTATGAACCTTCTACAATTAGAGTGAACCCCACATGGACAAAAAACCCACCTCTTAGTTCCTACACTTTGCATTCTAATTTTATATCATGCTTTTATTCTTCAGTAAACAGATAAAtagataaacaaaaaaaggagaaaataaaagaagcGGCGgggaggaggggggggggagaaagggagaaaaagaaaatgctATATTGGGTGCCGTAGTAAAAAACAGGTGATTTTAGTTACATGCAATAAAATgccaaccacaacaacggaccaaaaaaccaaccaaagaaataaaaattgataaaattaaagagtcaaaaacaaaaacaaaacaaaacaaaaaaaaaaacaaaaggaataCTAATAATTACAAAAGATTAGAAGAAGCTCCGAACCAAAATAATGGAAAGATAGACACACCATAGACTGACACGTATACTCGCTACTTCTCTTTCCCACTCCCTTCGCCAATTGcctttactttatttttatattttat includes these proteins:
- the SDS23 gene encoding cell separation during budding → MVNPPQPRQQPPTSPRVSQSQASIKHQSPNISHSQLHGHSHPHTHPSIHHTSTTSSTSSTQSSSSANHHSHGHSHSIGSGSGSGIGNGAHQQQQQQQHGSNRPSRKPSIVELLSSPPPLPSPDHDDPIHHLSLSRNPSISSRTSTGSYNPFNSTHQSSISGAGTGTGTVTGSNSIYGSNTGIDWSDLLLTEVNEPSKLIHIHKSHSVQAAFETLMKNGLTSVPVSVSKDDPNDLRNCLTFDYSDLNTYLLLIMNKIDYNELNVDEIGDEKTSLKEKHDIVVEAINKAKKGEEVPVEFIIKLHPKNPFIKFSEADTLFSVMETLGNGVHRVAITDEEGLKITGILSQRRLLKYMWENARRFPSLEFYLQSTLQDLKIGSNNPITIYDDQPVLDALHKMFNENVSSLAVIDRSKNLIGNISIVDVRNLTSSKNSHLLYKSVLNFISYNLSQKGIEEGQDQFPIFHVNNQSSLGRVIAKLVATQSHRLWVVDSSRKASSVSSQSASAPNSGINSGSVVFGTPQPVDAPITNKATSVEAALMSNPPISHHGSTSGVSGASGTSGTSGASLAASAVQQEAGYTGGTGKLIGVVTLTDILGVFANSKGRRTDPQSARNQRRRSSTSTTRSSIDSSLSIDNTVAGATGSGSGSGSGNNNNNNTNISGNSSNSHSGSSANLTGPRVSNTDASSEIFRKQFVKSQENAFAKE
- the OLE1 gene encoding stearoyl-CoA 9-desaturase, with the translated sequence MTTETTNTRVDELEVAEVTKLNAIAAGTNKKVPRIVASGWGGKLMGTADLVKVTAEEITKDSMESLAEKDAREKAKYANKKHISEEPWTRENFMAKINWLNVILTVAVPVFGIIQAILSPPQWKTLALGFVLYVFSGISITAGYHRLYSHKSYDAALPVRMFFAFFGAGAIEGSIKWWGHSHRVHHRYTDTPRDPYDARRGFWYSHMGWMLMKANPKNRARADISDLTADWVVRFQHRHYLMIMLVAAFVTPTLVAGLGWGDYWGGFIYAGIFKSFFIQQATFCVNSLAHWIGVQPFDDRRTPRDHVLTAFVTFGEGYHNFHHEFPSDYRNALKWYQYDPTKVIIYALSKLGLAWNLKMFSQNAIEQGLLQQQQKKLDRMRQKLKWGSSVEDLPVWTREEFHARAKDEGLIIISGIIHNVKSFIKEHPGGQALVRASLGKDATSAFSGAVYAHSNAAHNLLATMRVAVVKDIAHDGDTFHVQEVIMEKEKQS